A genomic segment from Sebastes fasciatus isolate fSebFas1 chromosome 22 unlocalized genomic scaffold, fSebFas1.pri SUPER_22_unloc_2, whole genome shotgun sequence encodes:
- the LOC141763619 gene encoding uncharacterized protein LOC141763619, whose product MKMICSILLLLSLTSCVSGAFVVNVTQTSYQAEENHNITLEWMFTPRTSSSPNALYILCQLFTELKYLVLFYLYEGVEDPESLDEQFTGRVRWDKDVLRDGRIRLHMSRLRINDSGVYMCEVLTGDVSGSRICHLKVTAAADEPKPLRPTTRPEPERPTMRPQPERPTMRPQPESWGRIDLYVGLTAALLVLCAGLYFVFWLSFTKSTGKRGNIYRAVKTMSFWEKKVFWTNQVTTFSAEMRSCREGTFLCENSCVTCCPTTYPNLNHSRSMPNLNHSRSMPNLNHSRSMPNLNY is encoded by the exons GAGCATTTGTAGTGAATGTGACACAGACCTCCTATCAGGCAGAGGAGAACCACAACATCACACTGGAGTGGATGTTCACACCCAGAACCAGCAGTTCCCCCAACGCACTTTATATCCTCTGTCAACTGTTTACTGAGCTCAAATACTTAGTCCTGTTTTATCTCTATGAAGGTGTTGAGGACCCAGAGTCTCTGGATGAACAGTTTACAGGACGAGTCCGGTGGGACAAAGACGTCCTCAGAGACGGACGAATCAGACTTCACATGTCCAGACTCAGGATTAATGACTCTGGAGTGTACATGTGTGAAGTGCTCACAGGTGATGTTAGTGGCTCTAGGATATGTCACCTCAAAGTCACAG CAGCTGCTGATGAGCCCAAACCTCTGAGACCAACAACGAGACCAGAACCAGAGAGACCAACAATGAGACCACAACCAGAGAGACCAACAATGAGACCACAACCAGAGAGTTGGGGAAGGATCGACCTCTACGTTGGACTGACAGCAGCTCTACTGGTTCTCTGTGCTGGACTCTACTTTGTCTTCTGGCTTTCTTTTACTAAATCTACTGGTAAAAGAGGAAACATCTATAGAGCCGTAAAGACGATGAGTTTCTGGGAGAAAAAAGTCTTCTGGACTAACCAAGTGACAACCTTCAGTGCTGAGATGAGGTCGTGTCGAGAAGGTACCTTCCTGTGCGAAAACTCTTGCGTGacttgctgcccgacgacctatcctaacctcaaccattcaaggtcaatgcctaacctcaaccattcaaggtcaatgcctaacctcaaccattcaaggtcaatgcctaacctcaactattag